TCTGACGTGGACCTAATTTATCTCTACCGTGACAAAGGAGATCCAGACCCCTTTTTCAAACTAGCTGAGAAAGTTACAAAACTACTAAGCGCTGTTACTGAAGATGGGTTTTTGTATAGAGTTGATCTTGGGCTTAGGCCGGGAGGAAGTAAAAGCGCAATAGCAGTTCCCATTGAAGGCGCAGTGGAACATTATTTTTATTGGGGAGATACATGGGAAAGAGCGGCAATGATCAAGGCAAGACCAATAGCAGGGGATTTATCCCTTGGTTATGAGTTTATTAATGAGATTGAGCCATTTGTTTACAAGAAATTCTTGGATTATCAGTCAATAGAAGAGCTTAAAGATATGAAAACCAAGCTCGACAAGTTGCAAAAAAAACGAGATGTAAAGCTTGGAAAGGGCGGCATTAGGGAGATTGAATTTTTCATACAGGCCCTTCAGCTAGTAAATGCAGGAGAGATTCAGGGCATAAGAGAGATTAACTCTCTATTAGCACTGCAAAAATTAAATGAGCTAAATATAATCGATCAAGAAATTTTTGAGTCCCTAACTTCTTCTTATATATTTCTTAGAAAAGTGGAACATTACATACAGCTGGTTGATGAAAGGCAGACCCATAAACTACCTTCATCTGCAGAGGATCTAGAGATATTGGCCAAACGATGTGGGTTGGGTTCAAGAGAGGAGTTTGAGAAACTCTATAACGAAACAACTTCAAATGTCTCAAATATCTATAACCATCTTTTCTACGAGCCTTCACAAAAAACTGAGGAAGTCGGTAAGGAGTTTTGGGAGCTCGCAGATTTTCTTACCTCAGGCAATATTGAAGAGGAGCAGGCGCTTGAGAACCTAAGTGCTCTTGGATTTAAAAACCCTGCAAGTGCAATAGATATATTCTCAAAGTTGCTTGATCCAAGATTGGGCGGACTCACTCAAGCTGGAAAGCTTACAACCAAAAAGGTTATTCCCGCATTTCTGGGTGAGATACTAAAATCATATGATCCAGACTCGTCTTTGGTGAATCTTGAAAGGTTTATTTCTGGCATTGGATGGCGCTCGTCAATATATTCAGTGCTTCTGGAAAACCCTGATATTATTATCCTTTTAGCAAAACTTTTCTCTACAAGCGGTTATCTCTCAAATTTCCTTATCCGCCATCCTGAGTACTTAGATGTCATTACTTTAAAAGACGTTAGGACGGAGTTTGGCTCTAAAGAAGAGATGCTCAAAGCTCTTGAGCTGGCTGTGGGTGAGGCCCAAGATTATGAAGACAAGCTCGATGCGATACGAAAATTTAAGCATGTTGAAACTCTTAAGATTTGTCTTAGAGATTTAAATGGAGAGGTTGATCCATTTTATGTTGGAAAGTATTTATCAATCCTTGCAGAAGCAGTGCTAGAAGTTGGTCTGGAGGTGGCATGGGAAGAAATCACTGGCGGCAAAAAGAGTAAAAATAAAAAAATGCAAATGCTGGTTTTAGGTATGGGCAAGCTTGGCGGTCATGAAATGAGCTATAATTCTGATCTTGATGTTATTTTTATTTATGAAGCAAAAGATCACGAGTTCTATTCTAAACTCGGACAAAAAGTTATATCTGTTCTATCGGTTCCGACGGGGGAGGGTTTTGCCTATAAAATTGATCTGGATCTAAGGCCCTCAGGCAGATCGGGCGCTCTTGTGACATCATTTGATTCTTTTAAGCAATATCATAAGGCCAGTGCTCAAATATGGGAAAGACAAGCCCTAATTAGAGCTGCTGTGGCTGCGGGCGATAAGAAGCTAGGAGAGAAGGTGATCAAGACTGCTCAGCAGATTGTATATTCACAGCCATATCCCAAAGGCTTTTATAAAGAAATAGACCGTCTTCGCTCCAGGATGGAAAAAGAGTTAGCAAAAGAGTCTTCTAGTAAGCGCAACATTAAAACCGGTAAGGGCGGCACAGTAGATATAGAGTTTCTTGTGCAGATGCTTCAGTTAAAATATGGCAATAAACATAAAGATATACGTGTGCCTAATACTTTAGATGCGCTTGAAGCGCTTAAAACAGACGGAATTATCAAATCCAAAGACTATGAAGTTCTAAAGGAAGGGCTATATTTCCTAAAGAAAATGGAAAATCTTTTAAGACTTTTACATGATAGATCAATTAATGAGCTTTATGAAAGCGATTTTGAAAAATTAGCCTCTGAGCTAAGTATGAAAAAAGATGGAAAGAAATTAAAAGAGAAATACATTTCTAAAACAGACAACATTAGAGAGATATATGACAAATATTTTAAATAGAGCTTCAAAGCTAAACAATCTATTACTGGTGGAGCTATGACAGAATTTAATAACTGCATATTTATAATGGCCGACGGCGCAAGAGCTGATGTATTCTCTGATCTTCTGAGCAAAGGAGAGTTGCCGAATATATCTAAATATATCCTAGAAGGTGGTAGCCATACCGAAGCTGTTACCGTATTTCCTTCCACAACCGGTCCAGCCTACACGCCATATATATTAGGGAAATACCCTGGGCGCTGTAACATGCCTGGAATTAGATGGATGGATAGATATAAATATGAGGATAAAACTATCTCTCTTGGGCGTTTTAGAAGCTATATCGGTATTGAGACATATCTTATGAACTCAGATGTTTCAAAGGAGTTTCAAACAGTTTTTGAACTAATTCCTAGAAGTGTGAATATCTTTAATGAGCTTTGTAGGGGGGTTAGCTTCAGAAATGACAAGACTATGTTCTCAAAACTCTACTATAAGGTCAAGAGTCACTTC
The Thermodesulfobacteriota bacterium genome window above contains:
- the glnE gene encoding bifunctional [glutamate--ammonia ligase]-adenylyl-L-tyrosine phosphorylase/[glutamate--ammonia-ligase] adenylyltransferase, with the protein product MNKVLPNPENAITVLERYKDQHKRISSKKSQILEILSSYSCFLGRAILTDPYILEYLNKPKNIKNKKSSSEFINEIDLIRTGAESETDLSSKLRQYKYREFSRIIYRDIADLCPFRDTMEELSDLASAIIEAAFRYYSDELDIKSCGQFVVLGMGKLGGRELNLSSDVDLIYLYRDKGDPDPFFKLAEKVTKLLSAVTEDGFLYRVDLGLRPGGSKSAIAVPIEGAVEHYFYWGDTWERAAMIKARPIAGDLSLGYEFINEIEPFVYKKFLDYQSIEELKDMKTKLDKLQKKRDVKLGKGGIREIEFFIQALQLVNAGEIQGIREINSLLALQKLNELNIIDQEIFESLTSSYIFLRKVEHYIQLVDERQTHKLPSSAEDLEILAKRCGLGSREEFEKLYNETTSNVSNIYNHLFYEPSQKTEEVGKEFWELADFLTSGNIEEEQALENLSALGFKNPASAIDIFSKLLDPRLGGLTQAGKLTTKKVIPAFLGEILKSYDPDSSLVNLERFISGIGWRSSIYSVLLENPDIIILLAKLFSTSGYLSNFLIRHPEYLDVITLKDVRTEFGSKEEMLKALELAVGEAQDYEDKLDAIRKFKHVETLKICLRDLNGEVDPFYVGKYLSILAEAVLEVGLEVAWEEITGGKKSKNKKMQMLVLGMGKLGGHEMSYNSDLDVIFIYEAKDHEFYSKLGQKVISVLSVPTGEGFAYKIDLDLRPSGRSGALVTSFDSFKQYHKASAQIWERQALIRAAVAAGDKKLGEKVIKTAQQIVYSQPYPKGFYKEIDRLRSRMEKELAKESSSKRNIKTGKGGTVDIEFLVQMLQLKYGNKHKDIRVPNTLDALEALKTDGIIKSKDYEVLKEGLYFLKKMENLLRLLHDRSINELYESDFEKLASELSMKKDGKKLKEKYISKTDNIREIYDKYFK